The following are encoded in a window of Primulina eburnea isolate SZY01 chromosome 4, ASM2296580v1, whole genome shotgun sequence genomic DNA:
- the LOC140828833 gene encoding agamous-like MADS-box protein AGL19: MVRGKTQLKRIENASSRQVTFSKRRSGLLKKAFELSVLCDAEVALTIFSHSGRLYEFSSSSLMSNTIERYQKNAKTLSNLRITEEVYMQKLKDEAADSYKKLDHLEDAKRKLMGENIDSCSINELVHVEEQLGKSLSKIRARKNALFQEQIHQLKQQEAKLMKVNTDLKEKCEMLAMSSVPISQPLSPDMEVETGLFIGPPKTKVAHV; the protein is encoded by the exons ATGGTGAGGGGAAAAACCCAATTGAAAAGGATAGAAAATGCGAGCAGCAGGCAAGTGACCTTCTCCAAGCGCAGGAGTGGGCTTTTGAAGAAGGCTTTTGAGCTCTCTGTTCTCTGTGATGCAGAAGTCGCACTTACAATCTTTTCACATTCCGGTAGACTCTATGAATTTTCAAGTTCCag TCTGATGAGCAACACAATTGAACGGTATCAAAAGAATGCCAAGACCCTATCCAACCTGAGAATAACTGAAGAAGTATATATGCAG AAACTGAAAGATGAGGCGGCTGATTCGTATAAGAAACTTGATCACCTTGAAGATGCTAAAAG AAAACTCATGGGAGAAAATATAGATTCGTGTTCTATTAACGAGTTAGTACATGTGGAAGAACAGTTGGGAAAAAGTTTAAGCAAAATCAGGGCTAGGAAG AATGCTTTATTTCAAGAACAGATCCATCAGCTAAAACAACAG GAGGCAAAACTTATGAAAGTAAACACTGATTTAAAGGAAAAG TGTGAGATGTTGGCGATGTCCAGCGTCCCCATAAGCCAACCACTATCGCCGGATATGGAGGTGGAGACGGGGTTGTTTATCGGACCGCCGAAAACGAAGGTGGCTCATGTTTAG
- the LOC140830288 gene encoding expansin-A7: MGSLLHSWSLASFFLVLAFIREATSAGQFQPSAWRNAFATFYGDDSGNGMGGACGYGNVYSSGYGANTAALSTVLFNNGYGCGQCFQLQCSNSKWCTKGSITVTGTNLCPPNWAQDSNNGGWCNPPRTHFDMSRSAFTKIAQMQAGIVPVMFRRVPCIRTAGLRFNFQGNGYWLLVYVMNVGGGGDVSTMWVKGTKTGWISMSHNWGASYQAFATLGGQALSFKITSYTNRETVVAYNVAPANWQAGMTYGCNVNFH; this comes from the exons ATGGGTTCTTTGCTGCATTCATGGAGCCTTGCTAGCTTCTTCTTGGTGTTGGCTTTCATTCGCGAAGCAACGTCGGCGGGCCAGTTTCAACCTAGTGCATGGCGTAATGCCTTTGCAACATTCTATGGCGATGATTCGGGAAATGGAATGG GCGGAGCTTGTGGATATGGAAACGTGTACAGCAGCGGGTACGGGGCAAACACGGCGGCATTGAGCACAGTGCTGTTCAACAACGGTTACGGCTGTGGGCAGTGTTTCCAGCTTCAGTGCTCCAACTCCAAGTGGTGCACCAAAGGCTCCATCACCGTCACCGGCACCAACCTCTGCCCTCCAAATTGGGCTCAGGACTCCAACAATGGCGGCTGGTGCAACCCGCCACGCACGCATTTCGACATGTCTAGGTCTGCTTTCACCAAGATTGCCCAGATGCAGGCCGGCATTGTACCCGTCATGTTCCGCAG GGTACCATGTATTCGAACCGCGGGCCTACGATTCAACTTCCAGGGCAACGGGTACTGGCTGCTGGTGTACGTCATGAACGTTGGCGGGGGTGGGGATGTATCGACCATGTGGGTGAAGGGGACCAAGACAGGTTGGATAAGCATGAGCCATAACTGGGGAGCTTCGTATCAAGCATTCGCAACGCTTGGAGGCCAAGCTCTTTCTTTCAAGATTACTTCTTACACTAACCGTGAAACAGTGGTCGCATACAATGTTGCACCTGCCAACTGGCAAGCTGGGATGACTTATGGTTGTAATGTCAACTTCCATTGA